Proteins encoded within one genomic window of Fibrobacter sp.:
- a CDS encoding amino acid ABC transporter permease → MSDLATLLPVLWGGFVTTLEIFGLTLLFSIPLGLLVAVLKMSKYRVVRYPVSFYISVMRGTPLLLQIVAIYFGSYYLSEYSGLGISFDRFPAVVAAFSINYAAYFAEIFRGGIQAIPKGQYEAATMLGLTRGQTFFRIILPQVVKQVVPASANEVITLVKDTSLAQVIAVTELFSLAKKQQAAYASIYPLFVAGVFYYIANLLLSCLFAYVEKKLNYYK, encoded by the coding sequence ATGTCTGATTTAGCTACTCTTCTGCCTGTTCTTTGGGGCGGTTTCGTTACCACTCTAGAAATCTTTGGACTGACGCTGTTGTTCTCCATTCCGCTGGGACTCTTGGTCGCAGTGCTGAAGATGAGCAAGTACCGCGTTGTCCGTTATCCGGTGTCCTTCTACATTTCCGTGATGCGCGGTACACCGCTCTTGCTGCAGATTGTAGCTATCTACTTCGGTTCCTATTACCTGAGCGAGTATTCCGGCCTGGGAATTTCCTTTGACCGTTTCCCGGCGGTAGTGGCTGCATTCTCCATCAACTATGCGGCCTACTTTGCTGAAATTTTCCGCGGTGGCATTCAGGCTATTCCCAAGGGCCAGTACGAAGCGGCTACTATGCTTGGCTTGACCCGCGGCCAGACTTTCTTCCGCATTATCTTGCCTCAGGTTGTAAAGCAGGTTGTTCCTGCCAGCGCCAACGAAGTCATTACCTTGGTGAAGGATACGTCCCTGGCTCAGGTCATTGCCGTGACGGAACTTTTCTCTCTGGCTAAAAAGCAGCAGGCTGCCTACGCCAGCATTTATCCGCTGTTTGTGGCTGGCGTGTTCTACTATATCGCAAACCTTTTGCTCAGTTGCCTTTTCGCCTACGTAGAAAAGAAACTGAACTATTATAAATGA
- a CDS encoding amino acid ABC transporter ATP-binding protein, producing MNAVLKVEHLKKSFGDNHVLKDISFDLKEGEVLSIIGPSGSGKSTLLRCITQLETMDAGTVCVNGKDMVVGVDKKGLAKYAPASVLREIRLSTGLVFQNFNLFPHLTVLQNLTIAPIRVLGMDREEARKRGRELLKQMGLETKEKAYPCELSGGQQQRVSIARALAMQPKILFFDEPTSALDPELTGEVLKIIKGLADQKMTMVIVTHEMAFARDVANKVIFMDQGVIVEQGTPDFVFNQSGNERLASFLSRFAQG from the coding sequence ATGAACGCTGTTTTGAAAGTAGAACACCTGAAGAAGTCCTTTGGCGATAATCATGTCCTTAAGGATATTTCCTTCGACCTGAAGGAAGGCGAAGTCCTTTCTATCATTGGCCCCTCTGGTAGCGGCAAGTCCACGCTTCTCCGCTGCATTACCCAGCTGGAAACCATGGATGCCGGTACGGTTTGCGTGAATGGCAAGGACATGGTTGTGGGCGTCGATAAGAAGGGTCTGGCCAAGTACGCTCCTGCAAGTGTGCTCCGCGAGATTCGCTTGTCTACAGGTCTTGTGTTCCAGAACTTCAATTTGTTCCCGCACTTGACCGTGCTCCAGAACCTGACCATTGCGCCTATTCGCGTTCTTGGTATGGATCGTGAAGAAGCCCGCAAACGTGGCCGCGAACTGCTTAAGCAGATGGGACTTGAAACCAAGGAAAAGGCTTACCCCTGTGAACTTTCCGGCGGCCAGCAGCAGCGCGTTTCCATTGCCCGCGCCTTGGCCATGCAGCCCAAGATTCTGTTCTTCGATGAACCCACCAGCGCCCTGGACCCGGAACTGACCGGCGAAGTGCTGAAGATTATCAAGGGCCTTGCCGACCAGAAGATGACCATGGTTATCGTGACCCATGAGATGGCCTTTGCCCGCGATGTTGCGAACAAGGTAATCTTTATGGACCAGGGCGTAATCGTGGAGCAGGGAACACCTGATTTTGTCTTCAACCAGTCCGGTAATGAGCGCTTAGCTAGCTTCCTGAGCCG